From a region of the Fusobacterium perfoetens ATCC 29250 genome:
- a CDS encoding FecCD family ABC transporter permease: MKIKENKSFKNILPFILIIGIIIGGLISVKMGDQTITLKQIFDLKNQEEYIKIILLDLRIPRILMGVLVGMMLASSGVVIQTVFQNPLADPYIIGIAASATFGSVIAYIFNLPDFMYGVLAFIMSLLSTFLIFKMAKKGNMINVSTLLIIGIAVSSFLSAFTSFAIYLIGEDSFKITMWMMGYLGNATWKKVFFLIPPLIFSLYYFYINRNNLDALLSGDEEAHSLGVDVTKLKTRILTVSALIVAFSVAFSGMIGFVGLIIPHIIRMITGPSNSKLIPNASLAGGFFLLICDTFGRMFLSPTEIPIGVVTSFFGAPFFLYLALKNKRRI; encoded by the coding sequence ATGAAAATAAAAGAAAATAAATCTTTTAAAAATATACTTCCTTTTATATTAATCATTGGAATAATAATTGGTGGATTAATTTCAGTAAAAATGGGAGACCAAACAATAACTTTAAAACAAATTTTTGATTTAAAAAATCAAGAGGAATATATAAAAATAATATTACTTGATTTAAGAATTCCTAGAATTTTAATGGGAGTTTTAGTTGGAATGATGTTGGCATCTAGTGGAGTGGTAATTCAAACTGTTTTTCAAAATCCCTTAGCTGACCCCTATATAATTGGAATAGCTGCCAGTGCTACTTTTGGTTCTGTAATAGCTTATATTTTTAATCTTCCAGATTTTATGTATGGAGTTTTAGCTTTTATAATGTCTCTTTTAAGTACTTTTTTAATTTTTAAAATGGCTAAAAAAGGAAATATGATAAATGTTTCAACTCTACTTATAATAGGAATAGCTGTTTCATCTTTTTTAAGTGCTTTTACTTCCTTTGCTATTTATTTAATAGGTGAAGATTCATTTAAAATCACAATGTGGATGATGGGATATTTAGGAAATGCCACTTGGAAAAAAGTTTTCTTTTTAATTCCCCCTCTTATATTTTCTTTATATTATTTTTATATAAATAGAAATAATTTAGATGCTTTATTATCTGGAGACGAAGAAGCTCATTCTTTAGGAGTAGATGTTACAAAATTAAAAACAAGAATTCTTACTGTATCAGCTTTAATTGTAGCCTTTTCTGTGGCCTTTTCAGGAATGATAGGTTTTGTTGGTCTAATAATTCCTCATATTATAAGAATGATAACAGGTCCTTCTAATTCTAAATTAATTCCTAATGCTTCTTTGGCTGGTGGATTTTTTCTCTTAATCTGTGATACTTTTGGAAGAATGTTTTTATCTCCTACTGAAATTCCTATTGGAGTTGTTACTTCATTTTTTGGAGCTCCATTCTTCTTATATTTAGCTTTGAAAAATAAAAGGAGGATATAA
- a CDS encoding TonB-dependent receptor yields MNKKILLLGCLISSLAYGGEKTTEIKLDDTIVTSVTGFETNVRKVMANPTIVTSKEIKEKGYRTVSEILKDIPTVNVIGNTFGSIVDLRGQGGLDSTSSGAKANVQVMIDGVAVNALETSMVSSPINTIAVNNIERIEIIPGGGSVLYGSGTAGGVINIITKRGEGLRGSGGYNFSTLGSHKTDVSFGQTIGKFDIDLSYNKNEGDGYRKDSKLDSDYFQGKLRYNINEEHNIEIKYNNYNENKNLLDSLTKAQINEDRKQGNPDKYMDTMDIDKEDFQLTYNGKLSENLSANVIAFRSETDMLINMPGEGKMTEMNGKPLPNPIPYTSEVKWTFKDKKTGIKPKLKYSYGDDSSLIFGLDYIKNDGGRYGKINNLLNMGPLGQKSMNVQTDMDLNKETLAGFIMNNYKIGDFEFNQGFRYENSKYDISRYSKITPPMGKPTSSNSSQSKDENNYAYELGGSYRYSDIGRTYLRYERGFTTPAPALLTNKIDNIYTLNNLESETYHNIEWGVSDYIRNTSINFALFYSLMNDEIYTYMDGMTSGPILNYNIDKTERMGAELKLEQYFGKLTLSESYQYINARIKEGRAQKVNIGSQGKPSTIVDGGDISGNKIAGVPEHRFTLGAKYDFTPKFNINGEVVYNGESYLDNNNETGKKDSYIVTNIRFNYNTDNGLSLFAGINNIFNEDYYESVSFTKGEYLYDPAPERNYYIGFSYIL; encoded by the coding sequence ATGAACAAAAAAATTTTATTATTAGGTTGTTTAATTTCATCCTTAGCATATGGTGGTGAAAAAACAACAGAAATTAAATTAGATGATACTATTGTAACATCTGTAACAGGATTTGAAACTAATGTTAGAAAAGTTATGGCTAATCCAACTATTGTAACTTCTAAAGAAATTAAAGAAAAAGGATATAGGACAGTTTCTGAGATATTAAAAGATATTCCAACTGTAAATGTTATAGGAAATACTTTTGGTTCTATAGTGGATTTAAGAGGTCAAGGAGGACTTGATAGTACTTCTTCTGGAGCAAAAGCTAATGTTCAAGTAATGATTGATGGAGTAGCAGTAAATGCTTTAGAAACTTCTATGGTAAGTAGTCCAATAAATACTATAGCTGTTAACAATATTGAAAGAATTGAAATAATTCCAGGAGGGGGTTCAGTTCTTTACGGTTCAGGAACAGCTGGAGGAGTTATTAATATTATTACTAAAAGAGGTGAAGGATTAAGAGGAAGTGGTGGATATAATTTTTCTACCTTAGGTTCTCATAAAACTGATGTTTCCTTTGGACAAACTATTGGAAAGTTTGATATAGATTTATCTTATAATAAAAATGAAGGAGATGGATATAGAAAAGATTCTAAATTAGATTCTGATTATTTTCAAGGAAAATTAAGATACAATATTAATGAGGAACATAACATAGAAATTAAATATAATAACTATAATGAAAATAAAAATTTATTAGACTCATTAACAAAAGCACAAATCAATGAAGACAGAAAACAAGGAAATCCTGATAAATATATGGATACAATGGATATTGATAAAGAAGATTTTCAATTAACTTATAATGGAAAACTAAGTGAAAATTTATCAGCCAATGTAATAGCTTTTAGAAGTGAAACAGATATGTTAATAAATATGCCTGGTGAAGGTAAAATGACAGAAATGAATGGTAAACCATTACCTAATCCTATCCCATATACTTCAGAAGTTAAATGGACTTTTAAAGATAAAAAAACAGGAATTAAACCTAAATTAAAATATTCTTATGGAGATGATAGCTCTTTAATTTTTGGATTAGATTATATTAAAAATGATGGTGGAAGATATGGAAAAATAAATAATCTTTTAAATATGGGGCCTTTAGGACAAAAATCTATGAATGTTCAAACTGATATGGATTTAAATAAAGAAACTTTAGCTGGATTTATTATGAACAATTATAAAATTGGAGATTTTGAATTTAATCAAGGATTTAGATATGAAAATTCAAAATATGATATTTCTAGATATAGTAAAATAACTCCACCTATGGGAAAACCAACATCAAGTAATAGTTCACAAAGTAAAGATGAAAATAACTATGCTTATGAATTAGGTGGAAGTTATCGTTATTCAGATATTGGTAGAACATATTTAAGATATGAAAGAGGATTTACAACTCCTGCTCCAGCTCTATTAACAAATAAAATTGATAATATTTATACTTTAAATAATTTAGAATCAGAAACTTATCATAATATAGAATGGGGAGTATCTGACTATATTAGAAATACTTCTATTAACTTTGCATTATTCTACTCATTAATGAATGATGAAATCTATACCTATATGGATGGTATGACATCTGGTCCTATATTAAATTATAATATTGATAAAACCGAAAGAATGGGAGCAGAATTAAAACTTGAACAATATTTTGGAAAATTAACTTTATCTGAATCTTATCAATATATCAATGCTAGAATCAAAGAGGGAAGAGCTCAAAAAGTAAATATAGGAAGTCAAGGAAAACCTAGTACTATTGTTGATGGAGGAGATATTTCTGGAAATAAAATAGCAGGAGTACCTGAACATAGATTTACTTTAGGAGCTAAATATGACTTCACTCCAAAATTCAATATCAACGGAGAGGTTGTTTACAATGGAGAATCTTATCTAGATAATAACAATGAAACAGGAAAAAAAGATTCTTATATAGTGACAAATATTAGATTTAATTATAACACTGATAATGGTTTATCTTTATTTGCTGGAATTAATAATATATTTAATGAAGATTATTATGAATCAGTTTCATTTACTAAGGGAGAATATTTATATGACCCTGCACCAGAAAGAAATTACTACATAGGATTTAGTTATATATTATAA
- the hutX gene encoding heme utilization cystosolic carrier protein HutX, translated as MKSKIEKLINNDNKISFSEISKELNISFLEVLRNISSPRVRTYPIEKIDKLFEILNKWEEVLLLVITPNFVLEIKDKFPQGKYGHGFLNFHDKETSIGGHLSVNNIKEIFIVTDTIFNKKSCSIKFFDSDEKEIFSIYVPRDEKGQLREKYLEIFNSL; from the coding sequence ATGAAATCTAAAATAGAAAAACTAATAAATAATGATAATAAAATTTCTTTTTCCGAAATTTCAAAAGAATTAAATATAAGTTTTTTAGAAGTTTTAAGAAATATATCTAGTCCACGTGTACGAACTTATCCTATTGAAAAAATAGATAAACTATTTGAAATTTTAAATAAATGGGAAGAAGTACTTTTACTTGTAATTACTCCAAATTTCGTTTTAGAAATAAAAGATAAATTCCCACAGGGAAAATATGGACATGGATTTTTAAATTTTCATGATAAAGAAACTTCTATTGGAGGACACTTATCTGTTAATAATATTAAAGAAATTTTTATAGTAACTGACACTATATTTAATAAGAAAAGTTGTTCTATAAAATTTTTTGATTCTGATGAAAAGGAAATATTTTCTATATATGTACCAAGAGATGAAAAAGGACAACTTAGAGAAAAATATTTAGAAATATTTAATTCATTATAA
- a CDS encoding Dps family protein yields MEKNLNLFLADLVVEYHKLQNFHWYVKGKNFFPLHAKLEELYNGINKMIDENAENILIIGGKPVGSLKNFLALSEIKEEEEKYLSEEYILKEVITDFNYLLDKVKKIKKEADELSEYIISASMDDYIKYFSKILWMLNQSMDN; encoded by the coding sequence ATGGAAAAAAATTTAAATTTATTTTTAGCTGATTTAGTGGTGGAATATCATAAACTACAAAACTTTCATTGGTATGTAAAAGGAAAAAATTTCTTCCCTCTACATGCTAAATTAGAAGAGTTATATAACGGAATAAATAAAATGATTGATGAGAATGCAGAAAATATTTTAATAATAGGTGGAAAACCAGTAGGTTCTTTAAAAAATTTCTTAGCATTATCTGAAATAAAAGAGGAAGAAGAAAAATATCTCTCTGAAGAATATATTTTAAAAGAAGTAATAACTGATTTTAATTATTTATTAGATAAAGTTAAAAAAATAAAAAAAGAAGCTGATGAATTATCTGAATATATAATTTCTGCTTCAATGGATGATTATATAAAATATTTCTCTAAAATCTTATGGATGTTAAATCAAAGTATGGATAATTAA
- a CDS encoding ZIP family metal transporter, whose protein sequence is MKLNVLWPILGTSFIFLMTTLGSAMVFFFRKEIKENIQRIFLGFAAGVMIAASVFGLLVPAIEELETRGIISWIPVSIGFLGGVFTILILDKIIPHLHPVENKTEGISSNLKRTSLLITAVTIHNIPEGIAVGLSFALASQNSNDPSFLASAIGLALGIGIQNFPEGAAVSLPLRREGFGTFKAFVYGSLSGIVEPIFGILTVFITSSLGSLMPWLLSFSAGAMMYVVVEELIPEANFSKHSDSGTLSVMFGFVLMMILDIALG, encoded by the coding sequence ATGAAATTAAATGTATTATGGCCTATTTTAGGAACTTCATTTATATTTTTAATGACAACTTTAGGGTCTGCAATGGTTTTCTTTTTTAGAAAAGAAATAAAAGAAAACATACAAAGAATTTTTTTAGGATTTGCTGCAGGAGTTATGATAGCAGCTTCTGTTTTTGGATTACTTGTACCAGCAATTGAAGAGTTAGAAACTAGAGGAATAATAAGTTGGATACCAGTTTCTATTGGATTTTTAGGAGGAGTATTCACTATATTGATTTTAGATAAAATAATTCCTCATTTACATCCTGTAGAAAATAAAACTGAGGGGATTTCTAGTAATTTAAAAAGAACTTCTCTTTTAATAACAGCTGTGACAATTCATAATATTCCAGAAGGTATAGCAGTAGGACTTTCTTTTGCTTTAGCTAGTCAAAATTCCAATGACCCTTCTTTTTTAGCTTCAGCAATAGGATTAGCTTTAGGAATTGGAATTCAAAATTTTCCAGAAGGGGCAGCTGTATCTCTTCCTTTAAGAAGAGAGGGATTTGGAACTTTTAAAGCTTTTGTTTATGGAAGTTTATCCGGAATAGTAGAACCTATATTTGGAATTTTGACAGTTTTTATTACATCTAGTTTAGGTTCTTTAATGCCATGGCTTTTATCTTTTTCAGCAGGAGCTATGATGTATGTTGTGGTAGAAGAACTTATTCCTGAGGCGAATTTTTCAAAACATTCAGATAGTGGAACTTTAAGTGTTATGTTTGGATTTGTTTTAATGATGATTTTAGATATTGCACTAGGATAA
- a CDS encoding radical SAM protein produces the protein MEIIFEKRMKSHHDVGGILNKYLEKKIVTESDLMEFLNKSPENIPRAIYVHTPYCDKICSFCNLNRKQLQGSLDEYSNFIASEFKKYGKTKYFQERDFEVIFFGGGTPTVYKPNQLEIILKSIQENVSLAPKYEFTFETTLHNLSKEKLNIMMKYGVNRLSVGIQSFSEEGRKFYNRTFTKEETIDKLKKLKEYFKGDVCIDIIYNYPNQKEEDIKEDIKIIKELEISSVSFYSLMIHEGSNLSKDIKNEKVKIIENLEKEKKLHDIFIEELCKDEKYYILELTKIAKKNGDNYQYIKVRNNGGDTFPIGVGAGGNVGNISIFRMNKNLSFFSNISNLHKKFSLLSGLLQFPIIQKNEIKKILDKKEYNYFLDKINEFKEKKLFIENEKSFIFTKDGIFLGNNIGYEIVKYIVEKVFEK, from the coding sequence ATGGAAATTATATTTGAAAAAAGAATGAAATCTCATCATGATGTTGGAGGAATTTTAAATAAGTATCTCGAAAAAAAAATAGTTACAGAATCAGATTTAATGGAATTTTTAAATAAAAGTCCAGAAAATATTCCAAGAGCAATATATGTTCATACTCCATATTGTGATAAAATTTGTTCTTTTTGTAATCTTAATAGAAAACAATTACAAGGTAGCTTAGATGAATATTCTAATTTTATTGCCTCTGAATTTAAAAAATATGGAAAAACAAAATATTTTCAAGAAAGAGATTTTGAAGTTATATTTTTTGGTGGTGGAACTCCTACTGTATATAAACCTAATCAATTAGAAATCATACTTAAAAGCATACAAGAAAATGTTTCTTTAGCACCAAAATATGAATTTACTTTTGAAACAACACTTCATAATCTTTCTAAAGAAAAATTAAATATTATGATGAAATATGGAGTTAATAGACTTAGTGTTGGTATCCAATCTTTTTCAGAAGAAGGGCGAAAATTTTATAATAGAACTTTTACAAAAGAAGAAACTATTGATAAATTAAAAAAATTAAAAGAATATTTTAAAGGAGATGTTTGTATAGATATTATTTATAACTATCCTAATCAAAAAGAAGAGGATATAAAAGAAGATATTAAAATAATTAAAGAATTAGAAATTAGTAGTGTTAGTTTCTATTCTTTAATGATTCATGAGGGTTCTAATCTTTCAAAAGATATAAAAAATGAAAAAGTAAAAATAATAGAAAATTTAGAAAAAGAAAAAAAACTTCATGATATTTTTATAGAGGAACTTTGTAAAGATGAAAAATATTATATACTTGAACTTACAAAAATTGCTAAAAAAAATGGAGATAACTACCAATATATAAAAGTTAGAAATAATGGTGGTGATACATTTCCAATAGGAGTTGGAGCTGGAGGTAATGTTGGAAATATTAGTATTTTTAGAATGAATAAAAATTTATCTTTTTTCTCTAATATATCTAATCTACATAAAAAGTTTAGTTTACTTTCAGGCCTTTTACAATTCCCAATTATTCAAAAAAATGAAATAAAAAAAATATTAGATAAAAAAGAATATAATTATTTTTTAGATAAAATAAATGAATTTAAAGAAAAAAAATTATTTATTGAAAATGAAAAATCTTTTATATTTACTAAAGATGGAATTTTTTTGGGAAATAATATTGGGTATGAAATAGTAAAATATATTGTTGAAAAAGTTTTTGAAAAATAA
- a CDS encoding flavodoxin family protein gives MKTLIAYSTKTGNTKKVAEAINDIIPFSDLKDISQVESLDYDLIIIGTWIDKGTADEKALKFMKSVENKKVAFFFTLGAYPNSDHAKDCIKNISKVLEENKNEIIGSYHCQGAIDPQLIEFMKKTFGPDHPHGPNSERIKRWKDASTHPDEKDLEEAKNTFKKLLNL, from the coding sequence ATGAAAACTTTAATTGCTTATTCAACAAAAACAGGAAACACTAAAAAAGTAGCAGAAGCTATAAATGATATTATTCCATTTTCAGATTTAAAAGATATTTCCCAAGTGGAAAGTTTAGATTATGATTTAATAATTATTGGAACTTGGATAGATAAAGGAACAGCTGATGAAAAAGCTTTAAAATTTATGAAAAGTGTAGAAAATAAAAAAGTAGCTTTCTTTTTTACATTGGGAGCTTATCCAAATTCTGACCATGCTAAAGATTGTATAAAAAATATATCAAAAGTTTTAGAAGAAAATAAAAATGAAATTATAGGAAGTTATCATTGTCAAGGAGCTATAGACCCACAATTAATAGAATTTATGAAAAAAACTTTTGGACCAGACCATCCACATGGACCTAATTCTGAAAGAATAAAAAGATGGAAAGATGCAAGTACTCATCCAGACGAAAAAGATTTAGAAGAAGCAAAAAATACTTTTAAAAAACTATTAAACTTATAG
- a CDS encoding TonB-dependent receptor: MKRVVLFYCILNSLIMAQDIQLGQSIISPDYIEVEKLKPTKNVIVINKQDIDEKGYTSVSQVLNDVPGITVGTSAWGEIDIRGQGADQAAKNIQVMVDGAPITTLTTHPYQTNYDVIPIEQIEKIEIIPGGGSVLYGNGTSGGVINITTNLKTINKPINKIGYEFTKDKEKKYYTNFGTKINDNLAIQLNYSKSDKDWYFIDTYSNTEYFSGGFNFKISNNQALTFKYSHFEEDGQFIKNISKSNLEEFGENYRPKYSNVTVGIDENGLKIQEKKRRYLSSDREDDTFKLSYVYQITDDFLFTIDGFSSKGYFTNNEDADNKKMEQETLGTKTKLNISYGNENSLLIGTDYFKQTANMNYFDYKLKKVSEGDTPIGNQYIDGDYIKYDGKNTYKKVPYNFNYERFVKAIYFLNSNKFGDFEFTQGARYDITDWSFDKNANDGKGKDKSHRVNQNYEVSAAYNYRDTGKIYARYERGFTGPDGIQISDKRLDENGNSIYVKTEAEDEIFDMYEIGLRDYILGSAINLTGFYTKTDNQMNRVYLNNSPKESITVNYLETERYGVEFTANQVFGKLSFEEGYTYLKGKSNYNSQGKANIGKVDWSNSGLKKVPKHMISIKADYNIIDNLTTGLIWKYTGGYNNYLKDIERDEDSLVKSHVVVDFSLRYNNPKGYSIYSGINNLFNEKYYGYVGDNFSTVIPEFGRTYYLGASYTF; encoded by the coding sequence ATGAAAAGAGTAGTTTTATTTTATTGTATACTTAATAGCTTGATTATGGCTCAAGATATTCAATTAGGACAAAGTATAATAAGTCCAGATTACATTGAAGTAGAAAAATTAAAGCCTACAAAAAATGTAATAGTTATTAATAAACAGGATATCGATGAAAAAGGTTATACTTCTGTTTCTCAAGTCCTAAATGATGTTCCAGGAATAACTGTAGGAACTAGTGCTTGGGGAGAAATTGATATTAGAGGACAAGGGGCCGACCAAGCAGCTAAAAATATTCAAGTAATGGTAGATGGGGCGCCTATAACAACTTTAACAACTCATCCTTATCAAACAAATTATGATGTGATTCCCATAGAACAAATTGAAAAAATTGAAATTATCCCTGGCGGAGGTTCAGTTCTTTATGGTAATGGAACTTCTGGAGGAGTAATAAATATAACAACTAATTTAAAAACTATAAATAAACCTATTAATAAAATAGGATATGAATTTACTAAAGATAAAGAGAAAAAATATTATACAAATTTTGGAACAAAAATAAATGATAATTTGGCCATTCAATTAAATTATTCTAAAAGTGATAAAGATTGGTATTTTATAGATACTTATAGTAATACAGAATATTTTTCTGGGGGATTTAATTTTAAAATTTCCAACAATCAAGCCCTTACTTTTAAATATAGTCATTTTGAAGAAGATGGACAATTTATAAAAAATATAAGTAAATCTAATTTAGAGGAATTTGGAGAAAATTATAGACCTAAATATTCAAATGTTACAGTTGGAATTGATGAAAATGGGTTAAAAATTCAAGAGAAAAAAAGAAGATATCTCTCTAGTGATAGAGAAGATGACACTTTCAAATTATCTTATGTGTATCAAATAACAGATGACTTTTTATTTACAATAGATGGTTTCTCAAGTAAGGGATATTTCACAAATAATGAAGATGCTGATAATAAAAAAATGGAACAAGAAACATTAGGGACAAAAACAAAATTAAATATAAGTTATGGAAATGAAAATAGTTTATTAATTGGTACTGATTATTTTAAACAAACAGCTAATATGAATTACTTTGATTATAAACTAAAAAAAGTCTCAGAAGGAGATACCCCTATTGGAAATCAATATATAGATGGAGATTATATAAAATATGATGGAAAAAATACTTATAAAAAAGTTCCTTATAATTTTAATTATGAAAGATTTGTAAAAGCTATTTATTTTTTAAATTCAAATAAATTTGGAGATTTTGAATTTACTCAAGGGGCAAGATATGATATTACTGATTGGTCTTTTGATAAAAATGCAAATGATGGTAAAGGTAAAGATAAAAGTCATAGAGTAAATCAAAACTATGAAGTTTCAGCAGCCTATAATTATAGAGATACTGGAAAAATATATGCAAGATATGAAAGAGGTTTTACAGGTCCAGATGGAATACAAATTTCTGATAAAAGACTTGATGAAAATGGAAATAGTATTTATGTAAAAACAGAAGCAGAAGATGAAATTTTTGATATGTATGAAATAGGTCTTAGAGATTATATTTTAGGTTCTGCCATAAATCTTACTGGATTTTATACAAAAACAGATAATCAAATGAATAGAGTTTATTTGAATAATAGTCCAAAAGAATCTATAACTGTAAATTATTTAGAAACAGAAAGATATGGAGTAGAATTCACTGCCAATCAAGTTTTTGGAAAATTATCTTTTGAAGAGGGATACACTTATTTAAAAGGAAAAAGTAATTATAACAGCCAAGGAAAAGCTAATATAGGAAAAGTAGATTGGTCTAATAGTGGATTAAAGAAAGTACCAAAGCATATGATTTCCATAAAAGCTGATTATAATATAATAGATAATCTTACTACTGGTTTAATTTGGAAATATACAGGAGGATATAATAACTATTTAAAAGATATAGAACGTGATGAAGATAGCTTAGTAAAATCTCATGTCGTTGTTGATTTTTCTCTAAGATATAACAATCCTAAAGGATATAGTATTTATAGTGGTATAAATAATTTATTTAATGAGAAATATTATGGATATGTTGGAGATAATTTTTCTACTGTTATTCCTGAATTTGGTAGAACTTATTATTTAGGAGCAAGTTATACTTTTTAA
- a CDS encoding YbaN family protein, producing MLILLKKSIFFILGLISIILGTVGIFLPLLPTTPFLLFSLFCFGKSSKRFHNFILENKIFGKYIRDYHEKKGITLKNKINVLLILSISISFSIYKVNQIHLRIFLIVVFLGVTYHILSLKTLKENKEN from the coding sequence TTGTTGATTTTATTGAAAAAAAGTATTTTTTTTATTTTGGGATTAATTTCTATAATCCTTGGAACAGTTGGTATATTTTTACCTTTATTACCTACAACTCCCTTTTTATTATTCAGTTTATTTTGTTTTGGGAAATCTTCTAAAAGATTTCATAATTTTATATTAGAAAATAAAATTTTTGGAAAATATATAAGGGATTATCATGAGAAAAAAGGAATCACTTTAAAAAATAAAATAAATGTTCTTTTAATACTTAGTATTAGTATCTCTTTTTCTATATATAAAGTTAACCAAATTCATTTAAGAATATTTTTGATAGTTGTATTTTTAGGAGTTACTTATCATATCTTAAGTTTAAAAACTTTAAAAGAAAACAAAGAAAATTAG
- a CDS encoding coproporphyrinogen-III oxidase family protein codes for MFNIRYKSHHDVLNIINSSLGRGLSTNFTFEKVLNDKNNFRELGIYVHTPYCDKICSFCNMNRKQVDSSLDSYADYLCREFEKYGKKLYPKEKHISTIFFGGGTPTIYKEKELEKILKALRENFILTKDYEFTFETTLHNLTPKKIEILQNYGVNRLSIGIQTFSNRGRKILNRTYEKDEIIKRLKFLRENFSGLICIDIIYNYPNETLEEIEEDAKILCELNLDSCSFYSLMVQEGSKISKLRKDNSNFYTYNLEKDKILHDKFLEITLKNGYYLLEHTKITNGKDKYKYIKNVNNLDNLIPIGVGAGGRMENVECFHLNKLITFYGKDNIFKYSLKKIAGIMQYPQVSLKEIEEYSKENFNIIFERLKEFQNKNLIILEKEYFTYTLDGIFWGNSIIADIINILIKIKNK; via the coding sequence ATGTTTAATATAAGATATAAATCTCATCATGATGTTTTAAATATTATTAATAGTTCATTAGGAAGAGGTCTTTCTACAAACTTTACTTTTGAAAAAGTTTTAAATGATAAAAATAACTTTAGGGAGTTGGGAATTTATGTACACACTCCTTATTGTGATAAAATTTGTTCTTTTTGTAATATGAACAGAAAACAGGTAGATAGTAGTTTAGATAGTTATGCTGATTACCTTTGTAGAGAATTTGAAAAATATGGAAAAAAACTTTATCCAAAAGAAAAACATATATCTACTATTTTTTTTGGTGGAGGAACTCCTACAATTTATAAAGAAAAAGAATTGGAAAAGATTCTAAAAGCCTTAAGAGAAAATTTTATTTTGACTAAAGATTATGAATTTACTTTTGAGACTACCCTCCACAATTTAACACCTAAAAAAATAGAAATTTTACAAAATTATGGTGTTAATAGATTGAGTATAGGAATTCAAACTTTTTCTAATAGAGGAAGAAAAATTTTGAATAGAACTTATGAAAAAGATGAAATTATAAAAAGATTAAAATTTCTAAGAGAAAATTTTAGTGGACTTATTTGTATAGATATTATTTATAATTATCCTAATGAAACTTTAGAAGAAATTGAAGAAGATGCAAAAATATTATGTGAATTAAATTTAGATAGTTGTAGTTTTTATTCATTGATGGTGCAAGAAGGGTCTAAAATTTCTAAACTAAGAAAAGATAATAGTAATTTTTATACATATAATTTAGAAAAAGACAAAATATTGCATGATAAATTTTTAGAAATAACTTTAAAGAATGGATATTATCTTTTAGAACATACTAAAATTACCAATGGGAAAGATAAATATAAATATATAAAAAATGTTAATAACTTAGATAATTTAATTCCTATTGGTGTAGGAGCAGGTGGAAGAATGGAAAATGTAGAGTGTTTTCATTTGAATAAGTTGATTACTTTTTATGGAAAAGATAATATATTCAAATATTCTTTAAAGAAAATAGCAGGTATTATGCAATATCCTCAAGTATCTTTAAAAGAGATAGAAGAATATTCTAAAGAAAATTTTAATATTATTTTTGAAAGATTAAAAGAATTTCAAAATAAAAATTTAATAATTTTAGAAAAAGAATATTTCACTTATACTTTAGATGGAATATTTTGGGGAAATAGTATTATTGCTGATATTATAAATATTTTGATAAAAATAAAAAACAAATAA